One region of Terricaulis silvestris genomic DNA includes:
- a CDS encoding TfoX/Sxy family protein has protein sequence MADNSFHDYVRELFAGVGPVQVKRMFGGAGAWCDGVMFVLIADDTIHIKVDDALKAELSAEGCGPFVWEPQSGPRAGEKIDLGYWRLPDSALDDPDEAAIWGRKALAVAKAKAKAKKPKAKKASKAKVPVGKAKAKGKKAKR, from the coding sequence ATGGCCGACAACAGCTTCCACGATTACGTGCGGGAGCTGTTTGCTGGGGTCGGCCCGGTGCAGGTCAAACGCATGTTCGGCGGCGCCGGCGCTTGGTGTGATGGCGTCATGTTTGTGCTGATCGCCGACGATACGATCCACATCAAAGTCGATGACGCGTTGAAAGCGGAGTTAAGCGCCGAAGGGTGCGGGCCGTTCGTGTGGGAGCCGCAGAGCGGGCCGCGTGCGGGCGAGAAGATCGATCTCGGCTATTGGCGCTTGCCCGACAGCGCGTTGGACGATCCAGATGAAGCTGCGATTTGGGGCCGTAAAGCATTAGCCGTCGCGAAGGCGAAGGCCAAAGCCAAGAAACCGAAAGCGAAGAAGGCATCGAAGGCCAAGGTCCCGGTCGGCAAAGCGAAAGCCAAAGGCAAGAAAGCGAAACGCTAG
- a CDS encoding enoyl-CoA hydratase/isomerase: MAYAKVKYELEDDVALITLNDPATLNAIAVDMTVELTDAFGRAVDEARCIVMTGEGRAFSSGANLASGAPPVDADGRPDLGGALEQSFNPFVTMLRDLPIPYVTAVNGAAAGIGCSFALLGDLIVAGESAYFLQAFRRIGLVPDGSATYHLPRMIGRVRAMEMMLLGEKIPAATALQWGLINRCVPDVELLPTAKMLALELANGPTKTLGAIRRLSWASLDNTWGEQIQAERFAQRDAGRTEDFREGVQAFFQKRPPNFKGS; this comes from the coding sequence ATGGCGTACGCTAAGGTCAAATACGAACTCGAAGACGATGTCGCGCTCATCACCCTGAACGATCCCGCCACGTTGAACGCGATCGCCGTCGATATGACAGTGGAGCTGACCGACGCGTTCGGCCGCGCCGTGGACGAAGCGCGCTGCATCGTGATGACCGGCGAGGGCCGCGCGTTCTCCTCCGGCGCCAATCTCGCCAGCGGCGCGCCGCCGGTCGATGCCGATGGCCGGCCCGATTTGGGCGGTGCGTTGGAGCAGAGCTTCAATCCGTTCGTCACCATGCTCCGCGACCTGCCGATCCCATACGTGACCGCTGTGAACGGCGCCGCGGCTGGCATTGGCTGCTCGTTCGCGCTGCTGGGCGATCTCATCGTGGCTGGCGAGAGCGCCTACTTCCTGCAAGCGTTTCGCCGCATCGGTTTGGTGCCGGATGGCAGCGCCACCTATCACCTGCCGCGCATGATCGGCCGTGTCCGCGCCATGGAGATGATGCTGCTCGGTGAGAAGATACCGGCAGCGACTGCGCTGCAGTGGGGTCTGATCAATCGCTGTGTGCCGGATGTCGAGCTGTTGCCGACGGCAAAGATGCTCGCGCTTGAGCTGGCCAACGGGCCGACGAAAACACTGGGCGCTATCCGTCGCCTTTCATGGGCGTCTCTGGACAACACCTGGGGCGAACAGATTCAAGCAGAGCGTTTCGCGCAGCGCGATGCCGGCCGCACTGAAGACTTTCGCGAAGGCGTGCAGGCGTTCTTCCAGAAGCGCCCGCCGAATTTCAAAGGTAGCTAG
- a CDS encoding SUF system Fe-S cluster assembly protein, with product MDGVTSPPSALPQAELDRITDDLVMQFKTVFDPEIPVDIYELGLIYKVDINDEAHVDIEMTLTAPGCPVAGEMPGWVEQAARKVKGVSSVNVNLVFDPPWTPARMSDEAKLELNML from the coding sequence ATGGACGGCGTCACTTCCCCTCCGAGCGCTCTGCCGCAAGCCGAGCTGGATCGCATCACCGATGACCTGGTGATGCAGTTCAAGACCGTGTTCGACCCGGAGATCCCGGTTGATATCTACGAACTCGGCCTCATTTACAAAGTCGACATCAACGATGAGGCCCATGTCGATATCGAGATGACGTTGACCGCACCGGGCTGTCCTGTGGCTGGCGAGATGCCGGGCTGGGTGGAGCAGGCGGCGCGGAAGGTCAAAGGCGTTAGCTCGGTGAATGTGAACCTGGTGTTCGATCCGCCGTGGACGCCAGCGCGGATGAGCGATGAGGCCAAACTCGAACTGAATATGTTGTGA
- a CDS encoding HesB/IscA family protein, with the protein MTRRPRPKIVTLSDVAADRVKAIMAKSEKPYLRVGVTNGGCAGMEYVMDYADAPEAFDEVVEDHDVRILVKAEAVMFLLGSVIDHETTRLSSRFVFRNPNQTDACGCGESVTIEPAKIEG; encoded by the coding sequence ATGACCCGCAGACCCCGCCCCAAGATCGTGACGCTATCTGACGTCGCCGCCGATCGCGTGAAGGCGATTATGGCAAAGAGCGAAAAGCCATATCTGCGCGTCGGCGTCACCAATGGCGGCTGCGCCGGCATGGAATACGTGATGGACTACGCCGATGCGCCGGAAGCGTTTGACGAAGTCGTCGAGGATCATGACGTGCGCATCCTGGTGAAGGCGGAAGCCGTGATGTTTCTGCTGGGCTCCGTGATCGATCACGAGACCACGCGGCTTTCGTCGCGCTTCGTCTTCCGCAACCCGAACCAAACCGATGCGTGCGGCTGCGGCGAGAGCGTCACTATCGAACCGGCAAAAATCGAAGGCTGA
- a CDS encoding coniferyl aldehyde dehydrogenase, with product MNKPVEPAIEEAKARMRTVLDIQKRTNVRKGPPSAALRKDRLTRCITLLLTHQDDFVSAIQSDFGTRSRDMTLLTDVAAAIGPLKQARAELDGWMKPRKRKVTPSALGLFGAKAEVRYQPKGAVGVMTPWNFPVQLAMDAIAGAFAAGNSVMLKPSEFTPATSALLAETFDLYFDEEEIAVILGGPDVGAAFSGLPFDHLIFTGATSVGRHVMRAAADNLTPVTLELGGKSPVVVGRSADMAKTAARVMQGKTMNAGQICLAPDYLLAPQESVAGFVDAAKASVAKMYPTIKDNGDYTAMINQRHFDRVKGLIADAKAKGAEVIEINPAGEDFTQQEHRKIPPTLIVGATDDMSVMQEEIFGPVLPIRTYTALDETITEINARPRPLALYYFGEDSAESEALLSRTHSGGVTINDVIFHFSMDDLPFGGVGPSGIGAYHGHRGFLEFSHEKAIYRQISGELLAMLRPPYGETFKKQVAARLKP from the coding sequence GTGAACAAGCCGGTTGAGCCTGCCATCGAAGAAGCCAAGGCGCGCATGCGCACCGTGCTGGACATCCAGAAGCGAACGAACGTGCGCAAGGGGCCGCCAAGCGCCGCCTTACGCAAGGACCGGCTGACGCGATGCATCACTCTGCTGCTGACGCATCAGGATGATTTCGTCTCCGCAATACAAAGCGACTTCGGCACACGCTCGCGCGACATGACGCTGCTCACCGACGTCGCCGCTGCGATCGGCCCGTTGAAGCAAGCGCGCGCCGAGCTGGATGGCTGGATGAAGCCGCGCAAGCGCAAGGTGACGCCATCGGCGCTTGGTCTGTTCGGGGCGAAAGCGGAAGTCCGCTACCAGCCCAAGGGCGCGGTCGGCGTCATGACGCCGTGGAATTTTCCGGTGCAGTTGGCGATGGACGCCATCGCCGGAGCGTTCGCCGCGGGCAACAGCGTGATGCTGAAGCCGTCGGAGTTCACGCCGGCGACATCGGCGCTGCTCGCGGAGACATTCGATCTCTATTTCGACGAAGAAGAGATCGCCGTGATCCTCGGCGGGCCGGATGTCGGAGCAGCTTTCTCAGGTCTGCCGTTCGATCATCTGATTTTCACCGGCGCCACGTCTGTCGGCCGCCACGTCATGCGCGCCGCCGCCGACAATCTGACACCCGTGACGCTCGAACTCGGCGGCAAGTCGCCAGTGGTCGTGGGCCGCAGCGCCGACATGGCGAAGACCGCAGCGCGCGTGATGCAGGGCAAGACCATGAATGCGGGACAGATCTGTCTCGCGCCTGATTACCTCCTTGCTCCGCAGGAAAGTGTGGCGGGGTTCGTTGACGCGGCGAAAGCGTCGGTGGCCAAGATGTATCCGACAATCAAAGACAATGGCGATTACACCGCGATGATCAACCAGCGCCACTTTGATCGAGTCAAAGGCCTCATCGCCGACGCCAAAGCTAAGGGCGCAGAGGTGATCGAGATCAATCCGGCGGGCGAGGACTTCACGCAGCAGGAGCACCGCAAAATTCCACCCACGCTGATTGTCGGCGCCACTGATGACATGAGCGTCATGCAGGAAGAAATCTTCGGCCCGGTGCTGCCGATCCGCACCTACACCGCGCTCGATGAGACCATCACCGAGATCAACGCACGTCCGCGCCCGCTCGCGCTCTACTATTTCGGCGAGGATAGCGCCGAGAGTGAAGCGCTGCTCTCGCGCACGCATTCTGGCGGCGTCACCATCAATGACGTGATCTTCCACTTCAGCATGGACGATCTACCATTCGGCGGCGTCGGCCCGTCAGGCATCGGCGCCTATCACGGCCATCGCGGCTTCCTGGAATTCAGCCACGAGAAGGCGATCTATCGCCAAATCTCCGGTGAGCTGCTCGCGATGCTGCGCCCGCCGTACGGCGAGACGTTTAAGAAGCAAGTGGCGGCGCGGCTGAAGCCTTAG
- a CDS encoding GGDEF domain-containing protein — MTDQDALMQGPGGETVGQETLDLMRLHGVPPTSANYEVWLAYRLGRNAALREAIDARIGAGGSFTAEFNAQTYEHFFTGLGASAQIVLAGEQIARDLGQVVSFLKETEAKSDDYGRTLESAATDLNRGLNTDQVRQVVSSLAAATLDMANHNQTLNEQLHRSTREIDTLRTSLESVRVESLTDSLTGLSNRRMFDETLRMRLEEARAQHTELCLVLCDIDHFKRFNDTWGHHTGDQILRFLASAMQAHARPDVLVARYGGEEFAMIMPRANARAAAQTAEALRSAIQAKRLRRRSTNEDLGQVTVSMGIARLQPGDTPQGLIERADACLYASKRNGRNQVTTDATPVLYVA, encoded by the coding sequence GTGACCGATCAAGATGCTCTCATGCAAGGCCCGGGTGGCGAAACCGTCGGCCAGGAGACCTTGGACCTCATGCGTTTGCACGGCGTGCCGCCAACAAGCGCGAACTACGAGGTTTGGCTGGCTTATCGTCTAGGCCGCAACGCAGCGCTCCGCGAAGCGATAGACGCGCGCATCGGCGCGGGCGGCAGCTTCACGGCAGAGTTCAACGCCCAGACCTACGAACACTTTTTCACCGGCCTCGGCGCGTCCGCGCAAATCGTCCTCGCCGGTGAACAGATCGCCCGCGATCTCGGCCAAGTCGTTTCGTTCTTAAAAGAAACCGAAGCCAAGAGCGACGACTACGGACGCACGCTGGAATCCGCCGCAACCGACCTGAACCGGGGCCTCAATACCGATCAGGTCCGTCAAGTTGTCTCGAGCCTCGCTGCGGCGACGTTGGACATGGCCAATCACAATCAGACACTCAATGAGCAGCTCCACCGCTCCACGCGCGAGATCGACACGTTGCGCACGAGCCTGGAATCGGTGCGCGTCGAATCGCTGACCGACAGCCTCACCGGCCTCTCCAATCGACGCATGTTCGACGAAACACTGCGCATGCGACTCGAAGAAGCCCGCGCACAACACACCGAGCTCTGTCTCGTGCTCTGCGACATCGACCACTTCAAGCGCTTCAACGACACATGGGGCCATCACACCGGCGATCAAATCCTGCGCTTCCTCGCAAGCGCCATGCAAGCGCATGCACGCCCAGACGTCCTGGTGGCACGCTACGGCGGCGAAGAGTTCGCCATGATCATGCCGCGCGCCAACGCCCGCGCCGCCGCGCAGACGGCCGAAGCGTTGCGCTCCGCGATCCAAGCCAAGCGGCTACGCCGCCGGTCCACCAACGAGGATCTCGGCCAAGTCACGGTGTCGATGGGCATCGCGCGCCTGCAACCGGGTGATACGCCGCAGGGCCTTATCGAGCGCGCCGACGCGTGCCTTTATGCGTCCAAGCGCAACGGCCGCAATCAGGTCACCACCGACGCCACGCCAGTGCTTTACGTTGCGTAG